GAGCTGGGCCGGGTCGACGGCCTGGCCGACGTGCTGTTCCGCCCGGACCGGGAGGGCGTGCGGGCGAACGGCTGGCCGACCCTGAACGCCCTGCGCGCCACCGGCCGGCGGCTGATGATCTTCACCGACCACGCCCGGTCGGGTGACGCCGTGCCGCGGGACGGCTTCGGCGTGATGTACCAACCGGAGTGGACGGTGGAGAACCACTGGTCGATGGGCTCGGGTCTCGGCGGTTCCGACTGGTCCTGCCACAGCCGTTGGGGCACGCCGCTCAACCGCACCGAGCCCGGTTTCCGGCCGCTGTTCGTGATGAACCACTTCCGGGACGTGCCGATCCCGTCCACCGCGGGCACGGACAACGGCAAGTCGGCCGACCGAGCCCGCCGCTTCTGCGAGCCCGCCGCCCGTAAAACGCCGACTTACCTGGCCGTGGACCACTACCACCTGGGCAACCCGATGGCGGCGGTCCTGGCGCTGTCCGCCGAGCGGTTCTAGGCCGCCGGTCCCGGCAGCCCGCAGCCGGGGGCGGTCAGGTCCACCCGACCGCCCCCGGTCAGGCACGGCGCGATCTGGTGCGTGCGCTGGGCGTAGCCGATGCCCTGGCGGACCGTCTTCCTGCCGTTCTCGTCGACCTCGCACGGGTTGTTGTCCGTGCACTCCTCGCCGTCCTCGTTGCCGGTGTTGTTGACCGCCACCACCTTGCCGGTGGCCAGGTCCACCACCGGAGAGCCGGACGTGCCGCCCTTGGTGTGGCAGTCCTCGGTGTAGCGCATCGAGCCCTGCCAGGTCCACCGGCCCTCGCGCAGCTCGTGCACGTAGCCGTCCGCCTCGCACTCGTAGACGTCGCGCCAATAACCGGAGACGACCCTGATGTCGATGCCCTCGCCCGGCTGCTCCGGCGACAGCTCCAGCGCGCGGGACCCCTTCGCCTCGACCTCCGCGTAGGTGGACCCGACCCGGTAGAGGGCCACGTCCGTGCCGAACATCGTGGCGTAGACCAGGGACGTCGCGCGCAGCGTGCCGAGCGAGCCGTCGCCGTCGCCGTCGATCAGCTTGAACTCCCGGTCCGAAGGCAGGTCCACCATGACCTCCCGCGGCTCCATGAACTTCACGCAGTGCCCGTTCGTCATCACCAGCGCCGGGTCGGCCGGGTCGTAGTCCGGCGGCCGGACCACCGCGCCGGAGCAGCCGCTCAGCGACACGGTCCCGGCGAAGTCGACCTCGGCGCGCGCGGGGGCCGACGGCGCGGCGGACGCGACCGGGGCGACGGCGGACAGGGACAGCACGAGCGCGGCGAGCACCGCGGACGGATGGCGCATGGGCGTTGATCCAATCAGCCGCCGCCGGGCGGTGCACGTCCGTTCACCCGCAGGTGGGACACCGGTTCGGTGGTCGTCCGGGTGCGCGATCCGGAGCGCGACCTCCCGCCCCCGGCGGGCTACTCGCCCTTCACGCCGTCCGCCAGCTCCCGCAGGAAGT
This genomic window from Saccharothrix sp. HUAS TT1 contains:
- a CDS encoding serine protease; the protein is MRHPSAVLAALVLSLSAVAPVASAAPSAPARAEVDFAGTVSLSGCSGAVVRPPDYDPADPALVMTNGHCVKFMEPREVMVDLPSDREFKLIDGDGDGSLGTLRATSLVYATMFGTDVALYRVGSTYAEVEAKGSRALELSPEQPGEGIDIRVVSGYWRDVYECEADGYVHELREGRWTWQGSMRYTEDCHTKGGTSGSPVVDLATGKVVAVNNTGNEDGEECTDNNPCEVDENGRKTVRQGIGYAQRTHQIAPCLTGGGRVDLTAPGCGLPGPAA